The Streptomyces lienomycini sequence TACCCCATCCGGCGAACGCCCATCCGAAAACAGCGGCGAGTGACGCGATCCATCCGCTTCCGTCACTGAGCAGAAGCAGGGGGAAGGCATACATGAGGTTGAACGTGGCGGCCTTGCCGAGGAAGTTCACCTGCGGCGGCGGATAGCCGTGACGCCGGAGGATGCCCACCATCACCAGGAGCATCGCTTCCCGGGCAAGCAGTACAAGGGTCAACCAGAGCGGGAGAATCTCGCGCCAGGTGAGGCCGACCAGCGTCGAGAGAATGTAAAGGCGGTCGGCCGCGGGGTCCAGGAGCCGGCCGAGGCTGCTGATCTGGTTCCAGCGCCGCGCGAGCTTTCCGTCCAGGTAGTCGCTCACACCGCTCAGGGCCAGCACCAACAGCGCCCAGCCGTCGCTCTGCGGGCCACCGAACTCGGGCCTGAGGATCAGCCACAGGAAGAGGGGAACGCCGGCGAGGCGTGCCATGCTGAGGATGTTCGGGATGGTGAGGACCCGGTCGGTCTGCACGCGGGTCTCCTGGACCTCCACGCGGGGGCCTCCTGGGGTAAACGAGCCAATGATGCTCACTGACCTTACCTCAACGCAAAAAAGCTCCGGCTCTTGGGCTGTGTGCCCAAGAGCCGGAGCTCTAAAAGGAGTTCGGCGGCGTCCTACTCTCCCACAGGGTCCCCCCTGCAGTACCATCGGCGCTGTAAGGCTTAGCTTCCGGGTTCGAAATGTAACCGGGCGTTTCCCCTACGCTATGACCACCGAAACACTATGAAACATACAACCGCACCACGCTGTGGACGTGGGGTTGTTCGTGGTTTCAGAACCAACACAGTGGACGCGAGCAACTGAGGACAAGCCCTCGGCCTATTAGTACCGGTCACCTCCACACCTCACGGTGCTTCCAGATCCGGCCTATCAACCCAGTCGTCTACTGGGAGCCTTAACCCCTCAAGGGGGTGGGAGTCCTCATCTCGAAGCAGGCTTCCCGCTTAGATGCTTTCAGCGGTTATCCCTCCCGAACGTAGCCAACCAGCCATGCCCTTGGCAGGACAACTGGCACACCAGAGGTTCGTCCGTCCCGGTCCTCTCGTACTAGGGACAGCCCTTCTCAAGACTCCTACGCGCACAGCGGATAGGGACCGAACTGTCTCACGACGTTCTAAACCCAGCTCGCGTACCGCTTTAATGGGCGAACAGCCCAACCCTTGGGACCGACTCCAGCCCCAGGATGCGACGAGCCGACATCGAGGTGCCAAACCATCCCGTCGATATGGACTCTTGGGGAAGATCAGCCTGTTATCCCCGGGGTACCTTTTATCCGTTGAGCGACGGCGCTTCCACAAGCCACCGCCGGATCACTAGTCCCGACTTTCGTCCCTGCTCGACCCGTCGGTCTCACAGTCAAGCTCCCTTGTGCACTTACACTCAACACCTGATTGCCAACCAGGCTGAGGGAACCTTTGGGCGCCTCCGTTACTCTTTAGGAGGCAACCGCCCCAGTTAAACTACCCATCAGACACTGTCCCTGATCCGGATCACGGACCCAGGTTAGACATCCAGCACGACCAGACTGGTATTTCAACGACGACTCCACCCACACTGGCGTGCGAGCTTCAAAGTCTCCCAGCTATCCTACACAAGCCGAACCGAACACCAATATCAAACTGTAGTAAAGGTCCCGGGGTCTTTCCGTCCTGCTGCGCGAAACGAGCATCTTTACTCGTAGTGCAATTTCACCGGGCCTATGGTTGAGACAGTCGAGAAGTCGTTACGCCATTCGTGCAGGTCGGAACTTACCCGACAAGGAATTTCGCTACCTTAGGATGGTTATAGTTACCACCGCCGTTTACTGGCGCTTAAGTTCTCAGCTTCGCCACACCGAAATGTGACTAACCGGTCCCCTTAACGTTCCAGCACCGGGCAGGCGTCAGTCCGTATACATCGCCTTACGGCTTCGCACGGACCTGTGTTTTTAGTAAACAGTCGCTTCTCGCTGGTCTCTGCGGCCACCCCCAGCTCAGAGTGTAAAACTCGTCACCAGGTGTGGCCCCCCTTCTCCCGAAGTTACGGGGGCATTTTGCCGAGTTCCTTAACCATAGTTCACCCGAACGCCTCGGTATTCTCTACCTGACCACCTGAGTCGGTTTAGGGTACGGGCCGCCATGAAACTCGCTAGAGGCTTTTCTCGACAGCATAGGATCATCCACTTCACCACAATCGGCTCGGCATCAGGTCTCAGCCACATGTACGACGGATTTACCTATCGCACGGCCTACACCCTTACCCCGGGACAACCACCGCCCGGGATGGACTACCTTCCTGCGTCACCCCATCACTCACCTACTAACCGCTTGGTTCGGCGGCTCCACCACTCCCCTCAACTCCGAAGAGATCAGGGCGGCTTCACGGCCTTAGCATCACGATGCTCGATGTTTGACGCTTCACAGCGGGTACCGGAATATCAACCGGTTATCCATCGACTACGCCTGTCGGCCTCGCCTTAGGTCCCGACTTACCCTGGGCAGATCAGCTTGACCCAGGAACCCTTAGTCAATCGGCGCAAACGTTTCTCACGTTTGTATCGCTACTCATGCCTGCATTCTCACTCGTGAACCGTCCACAACTCGCTTCCGCGGCTGCTTCACCCGGCACACGACGCTCCCCTACCCATCACAGCCGGCGTTGGCCGTATTGCTGCAATGACACGACTTCGGCGGTACGCTTGAGCCCCGCTACATTGTCGGCGCGGAATCACTAGACCAGTGAGCTATTACGCACTCTTTCAAGGGTGGCTGCTTCTAAGCCAACCTCCTGGTTGTCTGTGCGACTCCACATCCTTTCCCACTTAGCGTACGCTTAGGGGCCTTAGTCGATGCTCTGGGCTGTTTCCCTCTCGACCATGGAGCTTATCCCCCACAGTCTCACTGCCGCGCTCTCACTTACCGGCATTCGGAGTTTGGCTAAGGTCAGTAACCCGGTAGGGCCCATCGCCTATCCAGTGCTCTACCTCCGGCAAGAAACACACGACGCTGCACCTAAATGCATTTCGGGGAGAACCAGCTATCACGGAGTTTGATTGGCCTTTCACCCCTAACCACAGGTCATCCCCCAGGTTTTCAACCCTGGTGGGTTCGGTCCTCCACGACCTCTTACAGCCGCTTCAACCTGCCCATGGCTAGATCACTCCGCTTCGGGTCTTGAGCGTGCTACTGAAACGCCCTGTTCGGACTCGCTTTCGCTACGGCTTCCCCACCCGGGTTAACCTCGCAACACACCGCAAACTCGCAGGCTCATTCTTCAAAAGGCACGCAGTCACGACGCAAGGACAAGTCCTTGCGCGACGCTCCCACGGCTTGTAGGCACACGGTTTCAGGTACTATTTCACTCCGCTCCCGCGGTACTTTTCACCATTCCCTCACGGTACTATCCGCTATCGGTCACCAGGGAATATTTAGGCTTAGCGGGTGGTCCCGCCAGATTCACACGGGATTTCTCGGGCCCCGTGCTACTTGGGTGTCTCTCAAACGAGCCGCTGATGTTTCGACTACGGGGGTCTTACCCTCTACGCCGGACCTTTCGCATGTCCTTCGCCTACATCAACGGTTTCTGACTCGTCCTGTTGCCGGCAGACAACAGAAGAGAGATCCCACAACCCCGCACACGCAACCCCTGCCGGGTCTCACACGTATACGGTTTGGCCTCATCCGGTTTCGCTCGCCACTACTCCCGGAATCACGGTTGTTTTCTCTTCCTGCGGGTACTGAGATGTTTCACTTCCCCGCGTTCCCTCCACTTGCCCTATGTGTTCAGGCAAGGGTGACAGCCCATGACGACTGCCGGGTTTCCCCATTCGGACACCCCCGGATCAAAGCCTGGTTGACGACTCCCCGGGGCCTATCGTGGCCTCCCACGTCCTTCATCGGTTCCTGGTGCCAAGGCATCCACCGTGCGCCCTTAAAAACTTGGCCACAGATGCTCGCGTCCACTGTGCAGTTCTCAAACAACGACCAACCACCCGTCACAACCCGCTTCCGCAGATTTTTACCGGGGCCGGCAACTGAAGGAAGTTCATTCCCTCAGACACCCAACAGCGTGCCCGGCCAAGCCCCGTCCGGTGATCGTGCGTTCCACGCTCCGAAGAGCAGTACTGGCAGCCACCGGCCCGAGTCTGGACCGAGTAGTCAACGTTCCACCCATGAGCAACCAGTGCGAGACATTCGCCCGCATACTGGCCTCTGACCAGCCCGAAGACCGGTAAGAAATGCTCCTTAGAAAGGAGGTGATCCAGCCGCACCTTCCGGTACGGCTACCTTGTTACGACTTCGTCCCAATCGCCAGTCCCACCTTCGACAGCTCCCTCCCACAAGGGGTTGGGCCACCGGCTTCGGGTGTTACCGACTTTCGTGACGTGACGGGCGGTGTGTACAAGGCCCGGGAACGTATTCACCGCAGCAATGCTGATCTGCGATTACTAGCGACTCCGACTTCATGGGGTCGAGTTGCAGACCCCAATCCGAACTGAGACCGGCTTTTTGAGATTCGCTCCACCTTGCGGTATCGCAGCTCATTGTACCGGCCATTGTAGCACGTGTGCAGCCCAAGACATAAGGGGCATGATGACTTGACGTCGTCCCCACCTTCCTCCGAGTTGACCCCGGCGGTCTCCCGTGAGTCCCCAACACCCCGAAGGGCTTGCTGGCAACACGGGACAAGGGTTGCGCTCGTTGCGGGACTTAACCCAACATCTCACGACACGAGCTGACGACAGCCATGCACCACCTGTACACCGACCACAAGGGGGGCACCATCTCTGATGCTTTCCGGTGTATGTCAAGCCTTGGTAAGGTTCTTCGCGTTGCGTCGAATTAAGCCACATGCTCCGCCGCTTGTGCGGGCCCCCGTCAATTCCTTTGAGTTTTAGCCTTGCGGCCGTACTCCCCAGGCGGGGCACTTAATGCGTTAGCTGCGGCACGGACAACGTGGAATGTTGCCCACACCTAGTGCCCACCGTTTACGGCGTGGACTACCAGGGTATCTAATCCTGTTCGCTCCCCACGCTTTCGCTCCTCAGCGTCAGTATCGGCCCAGAGATCCGCCTTCGCCACCGGTGTTCCTCCTGATATCTGCGCATTTCACCGCTACACCAGGAATTCCGATCTCCCCTACCGAACTCTAGCCTGCCCGTATCGACTGCAGACCCGGGGTTAAGCCCCGGGCTTTCACAACCGACGTGACAAGCCGCCTACGAGCTCTTTACGCCCAATAATTCCGGACAACGCTTGCGCCCTACGTATTACCGCGGCTGCTGGCACGTAGTTAGTCGGCGCTTCTTCTGCAGGTACCGTCACTTTCGCTTCTTCCCTGCTGAAAGAGGTTTACAACCCGAAGGCCGTCATCCCTCACGCGGCGTCGCTGCATCAGGCTTTCGCCCATTGTGCAATATTCCCCACTGCTGCCTCCCGTAGGAGTCTGGGCCGTGTCTCAGTCCCAGTGTGGCCGGTCGCCCTCTCAGGCCGGCTACCCGTCGTCGCCTTGGTGAGCCATTACCTCACCAACAAGCTGATAGGCCGCGGGCTCATCCTGCACCGCCGGAGCTTTCGAACCTCGCAGATGCCTGCGAGGATCAGTATCCGGTATTAGACCCCGTTTCCAGGGCTTGTCCCAGAGTGCAGGGCAGATTGCCCACGTGTTACTCACCCGTTCGCCACTAATCCCCACCGAAGTGGTTCATCGTTCGACTTGCATGTGTTAAGCACGCCGCCAGCGTTCGTCCTGAGCCAGGATCAAACTCTCCGTGAATGTTTACCCGTGATCGGGTGACACCACGAGAGCGGAACAGTCGGAGGAATAATCCGACCGTTCACAGCGTCCTCGCTGTGTGTTACTTCAAAGGAACCTCGTCCCAGCCGAATGGCCGGAGACGGGGTATCAACATATCTGGCGTTGACTTTTGGCACGCTGTTGAGTTCTCAAGGAACGGACGCTTCCTTTGTACTCACCCGAGAAAATCTCTCAGGCTTTCCTCCGGGCGCTTCCCTTCGGTGTTTCCAACACTATCAGGCTTTCCCGGTGCTTCTGACCACCGTCCTGCGGACATGCAGAAGGCGATCCAGCGATAGGATCTGATGAGTTGGTTGCCGCCGGGGCGAGGACGTCTTGCGACGCATCACTCAGCCTCAAGCAGGACTAATGACTGTACACGGGACCGCGGAGCAGGTGCAAATCCAGGGAGAGTGTGGTCTAGACCTCTATTCGGAACACGTATGCGGAACCGGTACTTCCTATGACATACGCTGCTGCTCAGTG is a genomic window containing:
- a CDS encoding CDP-alcohol phosphatidyltransferase family protein, whose translation is MEVQETRVQTDRVLTIPNILSMARLAGVPLFLWLILRPEFGGPQSDGWALLVLALSGVSDYLDGKLARRWNQISSLGRLLDPAADRLYILSTLVGLTWREILPLWLTLVLLAREAMLLVMVGILRRHGYPPPQVNFLGKAATFNLMYAFPLLLLSDGSGWIASLAAVFGWAFAGWGTTLYWWAGVLYVVQVRRLVRADVAAD